The following DNA comes from Dermacentor andersoni chromosome 2, qqDerAnde1_hic_scaffold, whole genome shotgun sequence.
cgcaggtgcctttaaagtatctcgaccttgcgaggcactgctgcgcgtgccagtggagctgtccgtgcgaacactccctggcacacacctgcctcggcggccccaacctacgtaccgttctgcttcgagctttgatccccccactgtcccttgggtgccctggagttcctgtgccgcctgctttattataatctcaggtgctctcctgaggcttccgtttgttggctacatgtgccctacagctggatcagtacttataataataaagaaacccgatctatcgtcgctacgataAATCGCGAAAGccgcttttgcaacataccgcgcccgtgcgaagagaattacggaacgccaacgaagaatctgaccacagcttcgagctcgtaacctcgtcgagtacgtgacactcctgcaacaggcatgaccgctgaaaaccgcataccgccggaaacttcaacaggatcatccctcggttgcataactgccacctgtacggccaacatggaccacacccacaccgtcccgcaacatagaataaagaaccaacttataaagcccaaacacacggctgcgcgcacacacatcacgacactactagcgaggcgccatgctgctacgctgctacggtggccggattaaaactgactactgtcaccaagtctagcaagcgtctcaggagctggcaacctcggcgcgtagcaacatggcggcgctcttgcggttcccgatttcaatgcatgggccctatgggtagcttgtcctctagagtcagtatagtaactctatggtagccaccaacggcggcctaactcccgctcctctcaccaggggcgcggcgcggcgcccgagcaatcctcgcgtgtcgcgacatcaggccccgcacactctcaagttcaacaaatggccacagagggcgaaaaatcaatcgaggcgcgtttcagcgtaagcgcgcaagtggagctactgtaatttggtcgactactttaatttgtgctttctctgctaggggcgctgaacatgctgaattttttaatttacacaaaccattgacatgaacaatcgaggtgtctaaggatgcttttttacctcaggcaaataggcagttgatttttttaaaatttgattgttgaagctgctttttagtcatagcgtcaaggtttttgtactcgattaaccaccgacagccgacagcctattggtatcgatgtgtttcctggccgttggcgttcgaatactacggcggtaaaacattttcgaaagcatgctggtttcgtctgcgagtcattacatagacttgctgtaaaaaggtctactcttggcaaagaatagtgcctcattttgtttaggcgttgattatcataatgaatgcggcggaggttgagggagtacgcttgaaggtacgtttttatgccgttgatctccataacaccgcaagtacgcaaaccgatgtcacagaacacccgatgcatcattgtgtgttctccgtcatcgcttgtttgctgtatgcctactaattcttcatttcttcaagtgttgtatcctccttttgtccttgctctcttgtgcttcacttacagtatgtcgttccgtcagctgtaatgcgcatttgcaaaaccaatacgtttgatgagacgcagtggttatcataatttcactacacgtgtattaagctggcacatatggttcagatacagatacctgtatgcgaacttgcacgacgttgatgcggagattaggataattatgacacccgtaaggaagaggcagctgacggccgtataagcggttgcgttctttccgccaaactacccggcctggtagtgctgtaaggatgctgtataaaagtgacacgcggtgacagggaaattattatacttagcagccgaccgtacgttttgtagcttaggtcttctttcttgtgcgtttgtgctacccttattaatgagccatttcttgactatgtaaccgcgtttgtgtggatgcgtagacgtgtgctttttgttgtacttgtaaaatgcaaataaaatattttcaggcttactcaatctttggtgtcgtgtgcgtttattccagtcgaggccatcgtgccatctggaaaccgcattctgtcagtagccctacacgaaatgcaacagctggagcgcggcggcacaatttaactcggggtaacggcggcgtaataaacgaaaaaccgctcgggataaaagtcagtttagagtgtgccttaactcgatatgactcagcgctacatgtattctgctgcgcctcgatcgtgctcccgccagtttggttgctgtgtggcaaacgtagcgcctacatatatagGCGCTACCAGTAAAGcaacagaacacctggtaaagcgtgtgcaaaaccccgtttccgtttcctgttgtacagcgccacctgtggtcgcatactttagttcacgacgccaccgctatgcttatttccgtagcactgtggaaggtacagtttcccttctctaagtttgtataggtgttctgtggcgacatcagcagcggcctcctcgcagccgccgacgttcggcgggtgtcgagcatcgagaacgtcgtcatgcgctacttggacctctcgtccttcagctcgatacgggcgttcgccaacggcgtgctgaagtccgagatgcacctggacgtgctggtgcttagatgattcactgtaagccgtaacactagcataacccaagactgccaccagccatactaccagctgatccgagaataacacactattgcttcgcaatcaccaggcttaaccaagctaagccacggccgcttgtttttttttttttttttttttgggggggggggggggggtaaacgaAGTTGTTATCGGTGCaaacgtcattcttaagcttccgttgcatgccaccgcgattgtcgacgagccaccgcaagctaagtaagagaaagcggaccaatcgcagacgccggcaacgccctcttcatccggttatcgatattcagtgcagtggctcggcctcatcgaatccctctccacttgagcactcctcgcctcttgtgagccaattagataagacaagccgctcagtgcaagcaatgttattcgtttttcaagcaaacaaaagtgacctcccatgaacgaggagagcatttgattggtttgttcagacaaccctgcgggtgaccgcccgatgcttgcgtcggcggttacgcaaatctgacgtcaggagattggaataaaaacatattggaatagttttacgttatacggccccaggtgTTAAACTCCGTAGCTAATATATATTTTGCCTCCCAAATAACCATTCAATTACGTATGCAACTTTGTTAAGTTTCACGATGCAGGTACTAGACGTCCTCAACTTGTATTAATGTAACTTGTAACTTGTATCACTGTTACCCAGCAAAACAAaaacgaatgaaaaaagaaagactaatgGAAGCCTTGCGTTTTCAGCATTAAGTAGACTTAAGTGTCGCGAAtatagtatttatttattattttttatttattgtaccttcaagtaccgaaggcgttacagaagggagtggaacgaaatacagagcatgtgcagataacagggtataatatgaaaaaaaaaatagaaagtgtGGATTAACAGAAATATTCTTCTATATAGCAGTTCTAAAAACAGAAgtatcggttatgttaacaattgaggccgGCTGATGATTCCGTTCATTGGTAGCTTAGGAGTAAATTAATAAAAAATAGGTTCGTGCGACAGTGTGGAACGCTCAATTTATGGTGATGGTCACAACGAGATGATACGTATACAGGTTCGGAGAAAAGTTCGCATTTTAATTCTGGATTGTagtaataaattttgtgcagcagtgataagcgtgctaacttcctACGGGATGAGAAGAGAAAgaggtttaaagtagccttcatagatgttacgcttgatgtccgagaatagttagtaagaatgaaacgtgcgctacgattttgtatagattctattgcatttgttaagtaatcTAAGCCAGGGTCTCATACAGAAGAGGCATATTCATAGCTTTGGACATATTAGTGTTTTGTACagaagtagctttaagttagcAGGTACCATAGAGAAATTGCGATGGAGGTAACCAAGCgtgcggttagcattgttagtgatgtgGTTTATGTGTGCTTGCCAGGAAATATTAGATGTTATGTGGATGCCTAAGTATTTATAGGAAGTGACGTCTTCGAGTACAGAGTTCATCAAGTGATAGTTGGATGGTTTAGACGATGCAGTATTGCGGGAAATGctcattagtttgcacttttggctgtTAAGTCGCATTTTCCAAGTGTCGCACCAGTTAGTTACCTTGTCTGGATCAGATTGTAGCTTTAGAGTGTCGGAATTTCATAATATTATTctgtaaatgacacaatcatctgcaaataaccttatGCTGTACGCTACACAGTTAGGcaaatcgttaatataaatgagaaaaacaaAGGTCCGAGAACAGAACAGTACCTTGCAGCACCCCGGAACTGACAGGACAAAGCGAAGAGTCAGAATTATTAGCTGAGACAAATTGTGTTCTATTGGATAAGAATATTTCAATCCATGAGATAATATTACAGTCAATGTTGATTGTATTTAAATTTAGACAAAGTAATTGGTGTACTGTCACCATATCTCTTAGCTCTATCCGCTAAATTTAATGTTTCAGTGGGAAACAGATGGCTGCATTGTATTCCGTTTTTGTTCCCATTTCTCCACTCAACTTATTTCGGCTCCTACTTATTTCACACAGTAAATCTCTACAGTAAATTTTTACTGTTTAAACACAATTAGTTTTGCTTCTTTAGTATTCAATATGCTTGTTTTACTAGCATATAAGAGCGTCTTCGCTTGTCTAGACACCGATTATATGAGCTTTCTCTCCCTGCCTTGAAACCATCGCTCCTCATGTGGCGACTCGAATGCCCTCACATCCCCTTCCTAAAATAtaatgcatttatttatttatttatttatttatttatgtatttatttatttatttatttatttatttatttattggaaaTGTTCGCACCAAGTGCAGTATGTCGCCGGCGTTGCTGCCTTCACACTTCGCCATCCCACCCAAAGTGCCCAGGGCAGTCGTAAACCAGCAATGCAGCGAAAGAGATTCAGCGTGACAGCTGACCGGTTCTGTTGGGTGCATATCGTTAGTTTCATTATTCCCCTTCTCACTCCTGCACGCATGGCAGTCCAATTACTCCCACGTGAATCAATTGTTCTTGTTATTTTTCGTCTTCGAAATCATTGCAAGTTTTATTCAAATTTATGCGTCCCGATATGCCACATTTATTGTCAATCCGCAACAGAGGGTCCGCAGCTTTCGAGTCTTCATCGTGATCTCCTTGACCACCCTGATCGTCATCGAAGTCGCCACTGTGGTCGGGTCAGTTGTCGTCTGTGACATCGGATCGCCAATGGATGTGCCTTTCGTGCCATTCAGTGAGAAATTCTGGCCAACCCTTTCCTAAATATTCGAGGTTTTGTGTTTCTCGGGAAACACAGTGTCGACTGTATACTGTAGATGGTGCCTGCCCGCTTTATAGCTCCGAATAAGGTGCTAGGGGCACGGTATAGCTTCCCAGCGAACACACGCACCTCTTGTGCTACCAACCTCGGAGTCGCAACGGCGCGCAAGCGCGACCACGACATCACACACGGTGATAACAAAACAAACCAAAAACGCTTTATCGAGTCTTCTCGCCTTCCGGGACGCTCGACAATCACGCAGGAGGCAGGCTCGCAAGAAGCGGGGGTATTCACCATGGCTTAGTGCTGCGGCCTCCGACGTGTGGCGTTATTCGTTGGTCTCGGTCGTGGCGGTCTTTCAAGACGCCGATTACACCTTCTCCCGCGCCGGTCGCCCCCCCGCTTTCGTCCTTTTCGAACTTACTTCGGGCGTGGATGGTCCCATTTGGGACATCCTCTGTCCGAGAACCGGTCGCTATCGCGCACGAGGGTGAGGAGGAAGTCAGGCAAGGGTATGTTGGGGCACTCTAAATGGAAGACGCAACGAAGTTTCGCCATTTGCCACAAAATAGGAAAGAATCCCAGCCCATATCACCAATATTTAAGTCCTTCACTTTATAATCAAAAGCACGATGATATCGAGCTCCACGAGACGCTCTCCTgcttctcaataaaaaaaaaaaaaaaacatcaccgcGTCTTTCAGTCCGTGAAGGTGGTCGCACaccgaagctgtgttagttacaccgagtgttacaccatgcaagtaaAACTTCGCaggcagtctatattgtaaatcttttgtttcaccattctttcccCTCATTTTCGCTTCTGCGTGCTTTGAGGGGTGAGCATGCTTTAagaatgctttcttttttgcaattctcccagtgttttttttttttctttttttgcgcgtgaTGTTCATGCCTGCGTTTTgcagtactttctttttttttcgcgtgcaagTTGCTGCGCCCCTATTTTGCGCGCCATAGGGAGCGCAAGGTTTGGTGTGCAATAAAAACCCTCTGATTGTTTTCTTATTCATTTTGTATGTAATGTTGTATTTGCTTGGTCTTGTGTTGTCTCTTCTATGGCTATCTGAATGGTGATTgcgcgcagctcggggtcggccCTATGACGACGAGCCCGTcgacgagccaactctcgctgacgctcgcggtaggcaacTTCTTCCTCAGGAGTGCGCACTACTCGTGATCTTCCCATAGTTGCAGCtcggatggaatgtgcggaaccactaatccaaagctgtgtatattgggcgcaaggcccatcaccgcgatggagggaacgacgtcagtgacggtatgcccgcagtccacCGTCGTCGCTTGTGTTCGACGTCTCCAGTTTGCTCGGTGGTGTGGTCCGCCCGGCAatgccgcttgcgattcttcaaaattgcttcaaaattataTCTGTActtcacgtaagacaatgaatggctcatacctcttaagcaatggttcataccccataagcgcggcctccccattacgacgacagaagagaagtgaaattctacgctggaatgacgagcggcaacggagcctgATGGGTATTCCGTCAGAGTCCACCTattggactgtccatttcggtcaGTCCTGATTGGATGCAGCACTACGAGAGAGGAGGGGACGAGCGGCCATAGCCAATCAGTAGCGGCCAACATGGACAGTCCActgggtggactcttacagaatacctcccccccccccccatgctgtgaaagaagacgacgacgacgaacgcgtgagaaGTGGCAAGATTGCGttcgcgcggttgcgccgaggggtgccaacgagccagctgtgcaaAAAGACGACAACCTtggagccattgctgatgatgatacttttAGCGAATTCCGACAACGGCGGCACAGGCTACGCTGTAAAACAACTAATATTTCCCCTGAAAGCAGATTTGGGCTAGCTGATAAGTAGGTGTTCAAAACAGGGTAGCCATGATGTTGCTTCCGGCGTCTGTAGTACAGAAAAGCATGGCGAGATTAGTACCATCATTCTGAGGGAGCCGTATTTGAAGCGATGGTGTCCCTACCATCCATTCATGAGCGAAGGGCAACTTGACAGACGCAGGATAACCCATTAGCTGCATTAATCGAGAAACTTGCGTTAAACTTCGTAGAAGAAAACTAAAGAACAGGGTTCTCCTTTGTGTTGCTAACTAACTTCAACCATGACAACGGTTCTCGACTGCAGAGAATGCTCCCACGTTTTATACTGTATAAACTAGAATACAGGTCGAAATTTTTCCCAGAAAGAAAACCAACCAGAAACGCTCCTCGCCTTATGCAGCGTGCTTGAGGCAGTCGTCGTCAGGCCAAGTCAAGGTCAGAAGTCCACCTATTTACTGGGCCGACCTATAATCTAGTTTATACTATACTGCGCTAACTTTTGAACTTCTTACCTTAAATGATCAAAATAATTTGCATTTCTGTACGTGCACGTCATGAGAGTTGTTGTTATGAATTGCGTCCGATTCGTGACCTATCATCCGCATAGTGGGTGCATGCCAGCATCGAAGACCGTAATCATCATTCCGGACTATCAACAGCTCGGACAAGTGCACCAGCTGGGGGcgacggtggcggcggcggcggcgggacgTCAGTGGTGGCCATGAAGCGATCCTCGCCATCACACTCGCCCCCTAGAGGAGGCCAGAAACCGACCACCACCACTTCTTCaacggcgccgccgccgccaaaaGCTCCAGCGAGCAGCGCACTTAAACCGAATGCCGGCGGCCCGAGTACCAGCGGTGCcagtggcagcggcagcagcaaacgTCTGCCCAAGGGCATCAGAAAGGACACCGCCCAGAGCGGTGGTGGCGCTGGAGGCGGTGGACGAGTGGCGACTGACGTGGCCGTGTCGCAGCTCCCCGACGACATGATCGCGGAGCTCCGCGAGGCGTTTGCCCTGTTCGACAAAGATGGCAACGGCGCGATCAGCACAAAGGAGCTGGGCACCATGATGCGCGCCCTCGGCCAGAACCCTACCGAGGCTGAGCTCAAAGACATGGTCGCCGAGGTAGACACTGACGGCAACGGCACCGTGGAGTTTCCCGAGTTTCTCGCCATGATGACCAAGAAGGCGCGCGCAGCGGACACGGAAGAAGAGATCCGCGAGGCGTTCAAGGTGAGCGCGCTTCAACCTTCACTTTCCCCAATTCGCGCTCAAGCCAGAATTCACCCTTCACCCCTGCGTTCGCTTGAAGCAATCGATCGGCGATATCTATAATAGGCCATCCTCGAAAGATAAGCATAATGACACTCGTCCTCCAATGTTATACCCGTAATGCATGCCAGACATGCTGCAGCCCCATCAAACATGGAGAAGACATAACTAAGCCGTAACTACGTTTTTAGCTGGACATAAATTGAATTCTATTTTATAGGGGCGTAAGAGACAGCAACCACTCGGCCAATCGGCGGAATATGCATCAAGGAGTCATGTGCGGGTTGTGGAAGAACGTACGCTGTTGCGGTCAGATATTATTATCGCCACGACCAGAATCCAAACGCCCAGAATCTGCTGTGGCACATTCATGTCACGGTTGCAGCCTTTAAAGCAAACGTCAAACGCTTGGAAATAAATGCAGAGATTATACTCTAGCCGTAGCGCCCTCTGTTGAAATTTCTGACTTTATCGCAAGCTAAAAAATGAGAACTCATCTAAAGCGTCGCAAGGTCGTGTCCTACGGCTCTGATGCGGATGCAATCAAATTCAACATGAACTAAACATTTACCTTGTAAAAGTAATCGGTAAACCAAGTGCACGCTTTAGGAGCACTCCAGAGTAGCTTCCTTGAGCTACATCAGGTACCCTATAGCGGCTCTTCACGCTCTGCAGCTGCCTTTTTCCTCTTCCTCCGAGGCAACCGCTTCTGCCAGATGTTCCAGTTAGCTGCCACTATGTGAGCCTGTGCATGTTGGGTTGTGTAAATGAGGCATTTCATTCGTCACCCTAGCATAAACGAAGTACGATGAGTAAAACACGTTAAACGTACCTACATAAAACCGCATACATACAATAAAGGATGTAcgtttctctctgtctctgtacAGAACACGTGGCTAAGAGCATTTATCAGACATAAAAGCGAAGATGGGCAATCATGCTCTGCAGCATTAGCATGGCGTGAACGAGAAATTAGTCTCAAATCTTTAAACACTGCCACCTACACTTCTGTTCTTCTAGCATGCCTCCTTTCCTGCAGCTT
Coding sequences within:
- the LOC126541592 gene encoding uncharacterized protein — translated: MKRSSPSHSPPRGGQKPTTTTSSTAPPPPKAPASSALKPNAGGPSTSGASGSGSSKRLPKGIRKDTAQSGGGAGGGGRVATDVAVSQLPDDMIAELREAFALFDKDGNGAISTKELGTMMRALGQNPTEAELKDMVAEVDTDGNGTVEFPEFLAMMTKKARAADTEEEIREAFKVFDRDGNGFITAAELRHVMTTLGEKLTNEEVDAMIREADTDGDGQINYDEFVALMTST